The genome window TGATGGAAGACCAAAATAAAGGAGGTGGATGAAAGGTAAACCTAGATATGCAGATGAAGGCATTATCAGTTTATCTGTGACATTGTCCAAGTTGCCAAAAATTGAATCATTATGTACGAGGGGCAGACCTTGAATTATCGGTAGGAGCCACAACGATGGCAAAAGCCTCGGGCACCATTACCTGAAAATAATTTGAGAAATGTCATACAGTGGCAATAATCTTAATAGCTGATGAGTGAAACAACTATCATCACAACTGCATTTTACAAACGTCcattaagaaattattatttttgtttcctAAAAGATTTCTTTAAGAAATACCAGAATACGATacataggttaaaatatgttatataagACTGTTAGCCCACAGAGGAATACATAGATTGGAGTCTAGGATGATCTAAATACCCAATCTTTGAGTAATATTGGGTGCATAGGTGATTAACTTCATTAGTGCATAGGTGATTAACTTCATTACCTGATACGAGTATTGAGTATGGAGATCTATTGATGACATGAAACAACTCTGAGAAGGGTGTGTCTGAAAGTAAACAAGAAACATAGTACTGAGGTCAGTTTGAGGGCATAGTTGTATACtcgtatttgaatttgatgattttacctATTTCTTGTAAAACCTAAAGACCAAAGAAACAGAAATATTAAAGAAACTAATGAAAGAAAGGAATGAACCTACATGTATCCATCCCACTGGAAAAAGGGACCGTTCATTTTGTATGGCAAAAATTTCCTCCTCACTAATAGCTTGACACTATTGTTCATTATTGACAAGTTAACAGCAGAAAGCACCAAGTGTAAGACAAAGTAAAATGTTAAAGTGAATCAAGGTGTTAAAATCCCTTCACACTTACAGAATTTGAAGTTGCTTCCTGTTTAGGTATTATCAGAGTGGTTACATAGAAAGTTCCCTTTTCCTGTTTCATGAAGGTCAAGGAGGTAGAATTTGCAATGTTAATAATGGCATGCTAATTTTAACAGAATATAAGTTTTTAGCCAAAAAGATTGGTAGACTAGCTtactcaaatataaataaacacaaGTATAATAAGACTAAATAAAGACCAGCAATAATGTTTAAAACATTAGCAGACATTAATTCAGATGTAGGAATCACTTCACCTAAATGATACTGTTGAAGGAAATCCTTGGTAAGCCTCATCGATCAAAAACTTTCAAGACTGGGCTTATTTTGGTTATAGACCGAGCTTAAGTTCTAGAAAGGAAAGAATACAAGGCTATAACTAATCTATGTTACTCAGACTCAAGTGTGCGTGTTGGATACAGATATGTCTAACACaagaatattcaattttttctaaattttttcatgtatttggactGTTACATCCCTACACCCATGTCTGAATATGTATCAGACACAGGTAtttcaagaaaatgaagagttggaGCAATGTAGTATCTGATTCCCCAAACTCTGAGCTAGCATAACAGCAGGCaaataaaacaaccaaaatGACATTCCCACCTAACAAAATCTTCATAAAACCGTTTACAATGTCATGCTTCTACCAACTGCaattatttttcatgaaattggtATGGACAAATTTATTCTATAAACACGAGgcaacaataaaataaagaagCATTTGTAGAGCATGGGCATTACAAGAAAAGGACCAATTATACCAACATACTCCTGAGCCAATGATGCTATAAATATCAACAAAACAACACACTGTGAATGTTAGAGAAAGAAGCCGTAAGTCTTACAAGAAAAGCACCAAGAACACCACAGGTTTCCAGATCCTTTTTTGTGTTTTCCTTAGCTAGTTCAAGAAAATCCTCCATTAGTCGTGTTGactgagaaaaaaaatgaaatggataTTTTTAGGTAACCTTAAAGATATTGAATACCCtgttaattatattcttttttttttttttgggggggggggttgtTCTAGAAAACCTTTAAAGGGGGGTATAAGAGAAAGACAGcaaaattgtataattaaaGTGTGATTACTATATGAACATTCTGAAGCACCCTAGAAGCTTCCGGTTCATTGGATGACTGTTGGTCTGAATCAATTACACGTGAAACATGAGAAGTTTGAGATGCTTTCTCGGTGAAAGAGAGTATAGTAGAAGGGGAAGATTGAGTGACAGCATGAACATTGAAGAGCTTGCATGTGGTGGTTGCCTGATCTGGAACCGGACAAGGTGATCCATGTCCTCTGTAGCTACTCACAAAATCCAGTTCATTACAAGATGCCAGTCCAACTCTTTCCCCAATGACAATCCTCAAGCTGAAATCAAGGCAGGAAATTCTTAATTCAATATTGTTGATCAACAAAAAATGTTTCAGAATTAAGAAGGTAACTTTGAAACCAGATTTAAGCAAGTTCATAAAAACTATACCTTTGACATTCTGTTTGAGGTATGCCACAGATTCTCTCCTATATAccaaaatcaacaaattaatcacccttttatgttttaattacattttgagATAAAGAACAGTTCCTTCTGATAATTCTAAATTTGTTATACTCTAGTTTCCATCCTAATTGTGAAGTACAAATAATTGATTAGACTGCTAACACTATTGATGAAGTAAGCTTAGCAAGCTTTTTCTCTAAAAGGGAAGTCATCCTACAATGCATTTCAGAATTCAAACTGCAGAAATCTCAGTGATAAAATAATGTTTAACGTTTCTTTTGTTCCAATTGACTCAAGCAATTAAAGTTCATTAAGTTCTTGATACCTTCCAGAACAAAGGCGGATAATGCAAAATAACATTGTAACAAAACAAACGTCTATGAACTTTCATAGAACTTTATTAATAGAATTCAGAAATTTCTGCCAGTTAtaagcattttctatcattattattattcctt of Gossypium raimondii isolate GPD5lz chromosome 3, ASM2569854v1, whole genome shotgun sequence contains these proteins:
- the LOC105794653 gene encoding AMSH-like ubiquitin thioesterase 2 isoform X1, yielding MIYLIPRCSVTWMWCFSIQFTNKGLHSSTMYQFVDGRETLKSIVVQDSSSQKIYSPLNVGEKKERICGIPQTECQSLRIVIGERVGLASCNELDFVSSYRGHGSPCPVPDQATTTCKLFNVHAVTQSSPSTILSFTEKASQTSHVSRVIDSDQQSSNEPEASRVLQNVHISTRLMEDFLELAKENTKKDLETCGVLGAFLEKGTFYVTTLIIPKQEATSNSCQAISEEEIFAIQNERSLFPVGWIHTHPSQSCFMSSIDLHTQYSYQVMVPEAFAIVVAPTDNSRSYGIFRVSEPNGMSLLKECQEKGSQFHSHEETVDGSPIYERCTHVYKNSNLRFEIFDLR
- the LOC105794653 gene encoding AMSH-like ubiquitin thioesterase 2 isoform X4, producing MTDDRFSQLPNNRYSQMYQFVDGRETLKSIVVQDSSSQKIYSPLNERICGIPQTECQSLRIVIGERVGLASCNELDFVSSYRGHGSPCPVPDQATTTCKLFNVHAVTQSSPSTILSFTEKASQTSHVSRVIDSDQQSSNEPEASRVLQNVHISTRLMEDFLELAKENTKKDLETCGVLGAFLEKGTFYVTTLIIPKQEATSNSCQAISEEEIFAIQNERSLFPVGWIHTHPSQSCFMSSIDLHTQYSYQVMVPEAFAIVVAPTDNSRSYGIFRVSEPNGMSLLKECQEKGSQFHSHEETVDGSPIYERCTHVYKNSNLRFEIFDLR
- the LOC105794653 gene encoding AMSH-like ubiquitin thioesterase 2 isoform X3; translation: MTDDRFSQLPNNRYSQMYQFVDGRETLKSIVVQDSSSQKIYSPLNVGEKKERICGIPQTECQSLRIVIGERVGLASCNELDFVSSYRGHGSPCPVPDQATTTCKLFNVHAVTQSSPSTILSFTEKASQTSHVSRVIDSDQQSSNEPEASRVLQNVHISTRLMEDFLELAKENTKKDLETCGVLGAFLEKGTFYVTTLIIPKQEATSNSCQAISEEEIFAIQNERSLFPVGWIHTHPSQSCFMSSIDLHTQYSYQVMVPEAFAIVVAPTDNSRSYGIFRVSEPNGMSLLKECQEKGSQFHSHEETVDGSPIYERCTHVYKNSNLRFEIFDLR
- the LOC105794653 gene encoding AMSH-like ubiquitin thioesterase 2 isoform X2, producing the protein MIYLIPRCSVTWMWCFSIQFTNKGLHSSTMYQFVDGRETLKSIVVQDSSSQKIYSPLNERICGIPQTECQSLRIVIGERVGLASCNELDFVSSYRGHGSPCPVPDQATTTCKLFNVHAVTQSSPSTILSFTEKASQTSHVSRVIDSDQQSSNEPEASRVLQNVHISTRLMEDFLELAKENTKKDLETCGVLGAFLEKGTFYVTTLIIPKQEATSNSCQAISEEEIFAIQNERSLFPVGWIHTHPSQSCFMSSIDLHTQYSYQVMVPEAFAIVVAPTDNSRSYGIFRVSEPNGMSLLKECQEKGSQFHSHEETVDGSPIYERCTHVYKNSNLRFEIFDLR
- the LOC105794653 gene encoding AMSH-like ubiquitin thioesterase 2 isoform X5, which produces MIYLIPRCSVTWMWCFSIQFTNKGLHSSTMYQFVDGRETLKSIVVQDSSSQKIYSPLNVGEKKERICGIPQTECQSLRIVIGERVGLASCNELDFVSSYRGHGSPCPVPDQATTTCKLFNVHAVTQSSPSTILSFTEKASQTSHVSRVIDSDQQSSNEPEASRVLQNVHISTRLMEDFLELAKENTKKDLETCGVLGAFLEKGTFYVTTLIIPKQEATSNSTHPSQSCFMSSIDLHTQYSYQVMVPEAFAIVVAPTDNSRSYGIFRVSEPNGMSLLKECQEKGSQFHSHEETVDGSPIYERCTHVYKNSNLRFEIFDLR